Proteins from a genomic interval of Candidatus Woesearchaeota archaeon:
- a CDS encoding NusA-like transcription termination signal-binding factor, with the protein MTRIKYDINLIQYMSLFQTLTNSKVRDCFIDTNALLTFVVEPSQVGKAVGKRGILVKQIERALNRKIKIVAYNPTLVSFVRNIIYPLTAKEVRVEEGIVVVEADDSKTRGMLIGRNGQNLRNYESIAKRYFPELKEIKVA; encoded by the coding sequence TTGACCCGAATTAAGTATGATATTAATTTAATTCAGTATATGTCATTGTTTCAAACATTGACCAACAGTAAGGTGCGTGATTGCTTTATTGATACTAATGCCTTACTGACCTTTGTTGTTGAACCCTCACAAGTTGGAAAAGCTGTTGGTAAACGAGGAATTCTTGTGAAACAAATCGAGCGGGCTTTAAATAGAAAGATTAAAATAGTAGCATACAATCCCACGCTGGTTTCTTTTGTGCGTAATATTATCTATCCATTAACGGCAAAAGAGGTACGTGTTGAAGAGGGTATCGTTGTTGTTGAAGCTGATGACAGCAAAACCCGTGGAATGTTAATCGGGCGAAACGGACAAAATCTTCGCAACTATGAATCCATTGCAAAACGATATTTTCCTGAACTCAAAGAAATAAAAGTAGCATGA
- a CDS encoding hydroxyacid dehydrogenase, with amino-acid sequence MNNIRIAFFDVEPWQKELIRKQLKSHDVQYFDSPLQRSHCKQLKDVEVVAAFVYSCFTKEILQALPNLKLIATMSTGVDHIDLATCKKKGIVVCNVPTYGENTVAEHTFALMLALSRKIYPSIQRTHEQQRFETDVSLRGFDLQGKTLGIIGGGNIGKHVARIGVGFAMRVLVYDPHRDQKMAKQVGFHYASLPSLLKKADIITLHVPLIKPTHHLINHTTIAQMKKGVVLINTARGGIIDTDALVKALQQGKIAAVALDVLEEEGEVKEEFSLLTKQFKATANLKTILEDHLLMKMNNVIITPHNAFNSQEAIQRILETTLANIQGFSKGKIINNVA; translated from the coding sequence GTGAATAACATTCGTATCGCATTTTTTGATGTTGAACCATGGCAGAAAGAGCTTATTCGAAAACAACTCAAGAGCCATGACGTCCAATACTTTGACAGTCCGCTGCAAAGGTCACATTGCAAGCAACTAAAAGATGTTGAGGTTGTTGCTGCCTTTGTGTATTCTTGCTTCACCAAAGAAATCCTTCAGGCATTGCCAAACCTGAAATTAATTGCAACGATGTCAACAGGTGTGGATCATATTGACCTCGCAACCTGCAAAAAAAAAGGCATTGTCGTCTGTAATGTTCCAACCTATGGTGAAAATACGGTTGCTGAACATACCTTTGCATTGATGTTGGCACTCTCTCGAAAGATCTATCCTTCAATCCAACGAACCCATGAACAGCAACGGTTTGAAACTGATGTTTCGTTACGGGGATTTGATCTCCAAGGAAAAACATTAGGGATTATCGGTGGAGGGAATATTGGCAAACATGTTGCACGAATTGGTGTTGGTTTTGCCATGCGTGTTCTTGTCTATGATCCCCATAGAGATCAAAAAATGGCAAAACAGGTAGGATTCCACTACGCCTCACTACCGAGTCTCCTCAAGAAAGCAGATATTATCACCTTACATGTACCGCTCATCAAACCGACGCATCATCTGATCAATCATACAACCATTGCGCAGATGAAAAAAGGTGTTGTTCTCATCAACACTGCTCGTGGGGGTATTATTGATACCGATGCCTTGGTCAAGGCTCTTCAGCAAGGAAAGATCGCTGCTGTTGCACTTGACGTTCTTGAAGAAGAAGGCGAGGTAAAAGAAGAATTTTCATTGCTGACCAAGCAGTTTAAGGCAACAGCAAACTTAAAGACCATTTTAGAGGATCATCTTCTCATGAAAATGAACAATGTCATCATTACCCCACATAATGCGTTTAATTCTCAGGAAGCAATCCAACGCATCCTTGAAACAACACTTGCAAACATCCAGGGCTTTAGCAAAGGAAAGATCATCAACAACGTAGCGTAA
- a CDS encoding ribosomal L7Ae/L30e/S12e/Gadd45 family protein, whose translation MARKKVVEDENIRTIKKILETGNMVIGTKETIKNMRLGRLATVYVTSNCPVGVNNDLAHYKSISGTEVIQLEQPNDELGIICKKPFAISVLGVLKGGN comes from the coding sequence ATGGCACGAAAAAAAGTTGTTGAAGATGAAAATATCCGGACGATTAAGAAAATCCTTGAGACAGGGAACATGGTCATTGGGACAAAAGAAACCATAAAAAATATGCGTTTGGGCAGACTAGCGACGGTCTATGTCACGAGTAACTGTCCTGTGGGAGTAAACAATGATCTTGCTCACTATAAGAGCATCAGTGGTACCGAGGTTATACAGCTCGAACAACCGAATGACGAATTAGGAATTATTTGCAAAAAGCCATTTGCGATTTCTGTATTGGGCGTTCTTAAAGGTGGAAATTGA